The segment TAACAGcagaaactgaaaatgaaagcctcaaaaTCTGAACCGACCATCCTATTAGgaataaaaataatctttcgaaactgaaaaatgaaaaaaaccttgatagaaaatatttttctcaaatagaTATTATgcaatataaattcaaattagtcgatttttaataagaaactaaaaaaaatgaagctCAAAGTTCATCAAACCATTATACCTCTCTCATTAGATCTCCAACAAGAATTATGCACCAccttctattcaactcaagaATGCCCAAGTGGTGCTATAAGCTGTGGTTGAAGATCCATAAATCAATCTAATCCATTTCCCTGAATTGCCATGAGTGACACCTCAATACAATCCACTAAATTAGTGGAGGGATATTGTAAATAATGGATGCCTAGTAAGTGAGGCACCATCATGATATATTTTAACTACTCAATTCTTTATATAAGTCACAATTCAAGTATAATAATGGATGCCTAGTAAGTGAGGCACCATCATGATATATTTTAACTACTCAATTCTTTAGATAAGTCACAATTCAAGTATGCAAGAAGGATTGTGCTAGGATTTAATTAGGAATTTTGAGTTCGAGCCTTGAGTACCAAATTGAAATGGATTCACCTACTCCACCAAAACAATTATCTATATAATCACTCTTTAGAACATTGTTTAAGCATCCCAAATCCAATCATCAtcatttaattatcaaaatacaAATGACTTTCtccaaaatgcaaaaaatttcagcattttgTTTCCTCCTATGCATATTGATCATTTCACCTCAAACAGAAGCTGCAATCTCATGCAACACAGTGTACTCTAAGCTAATGCCCTGCCTCAGCTACCTCATGGGAGGTAGCAACAGGGCAGCGGCCCCAGCTGGCTGCTGCAGCGGGATTCAGTCCCTCTACACAGCAGCCAGCACGACCACGGACAGACAGGGGGTATGTTCATGCCTGAAATCAGGGGCAGCAAGTCTTGGAAACAGTATTGATACTAGCAAGGCTGCTACACTTCTTAGCAAATGTGGTGTCACTGTTCCTTACAAGATTAGCCCCAACATTGACTGCTCTCAAGTCCAGTAAATTTTGTGTAATATGTGCTCTATAGTATCCTTGTCTTGAAGAGCACTAGTTACTTTATGTTTATGGCTGAATAATTTGGTTGAAGTGGCAAATGCATGTACTCAAGTTTAACGTTTTTGGTCAATATATAGTACCACTTCTTGATGGATTTGCTCTCTTAATTTTATGTCACTCTTATTCCtatcatatattaatttctaATCCAGAATTGAAATCTAATAATTGAGATGAACATGTGAGAATTAATTGATTATTGAGAGCATAAC is part of the Solanum pennellii chromosome 8, SPENNV200 genome and harbors:
- the LOC107027936 gene encoding non-specific lipid-transfer protein 1-like, whose product is MTFSKMQKISAFCFLLCILIISPQTEAAISCNTVYSKLMPCLSYLMGGSNRAAAPAGCCSGIQSLYTAASTTTDRQGVCSCLKSGAASLGNSIDTSKAATLLSKCGVTVPYKISPNIDCSQVQ